The Candidatus Latescibacter sp. DNA window TTCTTGAAACTCGAAAAAACTGATTTCATTATAATTACTCATGCTTACCTCCAGTTCAAAGATTCATCTGTTGTACTGGTGTAAACATATATATTTTTGCATCAAATGTCAAGAGTGCTGTTTCAAATCGATAAGCGAATAAAACAATTCAGATATTAGCCGCGGATTACGCTGATAGACGCAGATTGAAATACAAAAAGTTTAATCTCCGTAAATCCGCGCGATCTGCGGCAAATTATTTTCCCTGTCACCTCGCCGCCTTCCCCGTATTTGTATTCACAAACTCTGTGAGCGCTTTCAGGTCGACAATCTTGTCCGGCGGATACGCGTACGGGAACAGCCACCAGTCTTCGGTAAAGGAGGCGGTTTTCCCGGACTTAATGGTCTCCCTGGGCCCGATGGGTTCCAGCTCGCATTCCTGATCCTTGTAGTACCAGAGGGAGATGGTCAGCGCAGCCATTTCCATGTAAGGGCGATCCGGATACACCGGGAATTTCTTGACAAAAAGGAGATTGCTTCTGGTTATGTACGCAAGCCAGCCTGTCATGGAATCCAGACCGAATTTTGGCTGAGGCGGCTCGCCGGTGATGATGAGGAAGTTGTCCCGGACGCCGTAATTCGGGTGATCGGGCGGACTGTAGTTCAGCACCGATCCCGGGCCGTAGATGATGAATCCTTTGCGGAAGCGGCTGTTCGGGCTGATAGGGACCAGGCAGATGCCGTTCCCTTCGGCAAATGTACGGCTCCAGTGGCAGTATTGTTTCGTTTCTTTACTGATATTCCTTATCGTTTGGGTGAATTTCAGGTGAGAGGATTTCTTGTCGAGCTTGTAATCCCGGATGAGCTGGACACCGGTGTTTTTATCCTCGACACTGGTCATCCGTGCGGAATAGGGACCGGTGATCTCGGCGGTCCACTTTCCTACCCAGAGATCGGGATGACGGGGAGTGATAGTGGTCTCCGGTCCGATATCGCACCTTCCGCCGGAGGGGTCCTGGATCGGTTTGCCCGGAGTATAAACCATACCATCCTGTTTGGGATCGACATACAGTGCATTCTGACCCTTCCAAGAATACTCCAGCACCCGGCCTCCGCAATTCGGCTCCAGAATGACCCGCACATTTTCATTTTCCAGTTGTACACACCCGGAATACCCGTGGCTGGCGACCCAGGAGGTGCCTGCCGGTGTCTTTTCCGACCAGGCCTGCCCGTTGAAAACGAGGGACAGGGCGAGCACACTCATTCCATACAGAGTTTTTTTCCGCACGCTTTCAAACCTCCTTCTAAAATGAAAAAACCGGAACTTGTTTTGGCATTTTAGGATGGTGCTTCCTAACATCAATACGGTTCACTTAAGCGAAAAAAGGAAGGATATTTAACCACGAAACACACGAAAGGCACGAAAAATGATTTTTTAAAAAAATGAATAACAAATTTCGTGTTTTTCGTGACTTTCGTGGTTCAAAAATTTTTAAATGAACTGTATTGTTCCTAACATACTGTTTTCACAGGAAAATTCCAGTATCTTTTTTTTTCACCAGAACAGCCGTTTCCCCGTTTCCAAATGGGTGTGAAGATTCACCCCCAGACGGTAGCGTTTGATCTGTGAAATATCTTTCACCCGTTCAATCCCGCTGTCGGTGATGCGATAGATGTCTATCTTCTGCAGGTCATTCTCGCCCATGCCCCGTTCCTTGAAAATACGGGTAAAATAAAGTTCCAGCGGATCATGGCCCATAATCCATGAGCCAACGGTATCCACTTCGAAGGGAGACATGCCGGCCACCACGATGTTGCAGAGCTGATCCTGGCCAATCGCGAACCCGGAGCCATCACGGCCGATCACTCCCTCGATGATGTTGATGGAAGGCTTGATGGCGGCAGCCGAGTCCATGGCCCGCTGACACCACTGTTCATCCCACATGAGGTTGGGGACGCCTTTCATGAATTCATTCACATTTTTAGTATCGGTACGGATTTTCTTGAAAGCTTCCCAGCCGCCTTTTGCCTCGTATTTCGGGTAGGACTGCTCATAGTCCCAGTATTTGAACCCGGCAGCGCGGTGTTTCAGGAATGCCGCCTCGATCTTCTGCTGATAATCCTCCACAAAATCACGCTTGAAGTCGATCAGGTAGGCCTTTTCCGCCAGGTTCTGAAGAGCCGCCCACTGGTCGCAGTAATGACCGTAGCCTTTCACTACCGCGCCCTGGAGATTCTTTACCGCAAGTGTGGCCAAACCAAGGTTATGCGCCTTGAGCTTGGGCATATTGACGAAAAAGTTGTCCGGGTCGCCGAGGGGACGGTAGGTAGGGATGTTTTTCCATACCACCGGATTGGGGACTTTATGCCAGTTGAGCAGTTTTGGGGAGTATCCGGCGAATGCGGCGTAGGATGGCTCCGCCAGGATGATGTTTTTGGGGTCGAACGCCGCATACTGTCCGGTTCCCCTGTGCCTCCGGGCGTTGCCGCCGCGGTCGCCGACCATGACATTGGTATTGCCGATCCTTCGAAGACCTTCGACGAAGCCGGCCATGAAATTCGGCGAGGTATTGATACCGACTTCGGGAAAAAAAGATTCGTCGGGCACTCCGGTAAGATTAGGTTTGATCCAGGTCGATCCTCCCTTCTGCGAGCCTTTCACGAACACCAGCGAGGCTACCATTCGCCCGGCGTCCTGAAGCTGGGGCGCGGCCCCGGAGAAGCAGCCGTTTTTATCCTTTTCGGCGCTTACCTGGGTTTCGATAAGGAAAACGGCCCGCGGATTGTTTTGTATCTCCGGCCGTATGTGCGGCATGATGTTGGTTTTCTTCCCCTCTTCCAGCATATCCAGAGCTTCATCGATGTCCACCCCCCCGCCCCGTATGTCAGCCAGCACATCGAAAGGAATTGCGTGCTGCGCGAGTTCGCTTCCTACTATGAGGGAAGCGCCCAGCGCCGATTTCCGGATAAATTCCCGCCGATCCATAGCCTATCCTTTCATTGAAAAGAGAGCGGTCAGCTTTTGAAACCCGCCGCTCTCTCTAACGGTTTCATCCAGGTTCTGTTGCTTTTCTCCATGAAATACAAAAACCCGGGAAAAAGCAAGTTCAAATATTTTAACAGAATAAATTGACATGGACATTTTTTTTCTGTTTATTATAAAAAAATCAGTTATTAGTGGAAAATCATTACGCGATAAATCTTGTGAAATCGGAACCTTATGATAATTTCACACCTTACATTAAAAAACTGGCGTAACTTTCGTGAAGTCGACGTACAATTCAGTGATCGTGTTTTCCTCGTTGGGCCAAATGCTTCCGGGAAGTCAAATCTACTCGATGTCTTCCGTTTTCTCAGGGACATCACCAATCCGGGAGGACTGGAAAATGCAGTGAGGACGCGAGGTGGAATTTCTAAAATTCGTTGTCTTGCAGCCAGAGAAAATCCCGATGTTGAAATTGAAATTCACTTGTCAAATTCCCTTGATGAGAAACCTCTTTGGGTATATGGTATTGGGATTTATCAAGAACAACGGGGTTTTCGTCGAACCCTCATACGATATGAAAAAGTGCTTAAAGGCGATGACATTATTCTTGATCGACCTGATAACAATGATAAGAAGGATGACTGGAGACTTACTCAAACATCCCTGGAACAAATAAATGCTAATGAAAAATTTCGTGATATAGCACGTTTTCTGGAATCGATCCTCTATTTACACCTTATTCCCCAGCTATTACGTCATCCCGGAGATTTTCCCCCAAGCGCAAAAAGCCTTGAAGATCCTTTTGGAAGGAGTTTCCTGGAAAGGCTTGCAAAAACACCTGAAAAAACACGGACATCCCGATTAAAAAAGATAGAAAAGGTTTTGAGTATCGCCGTTCCTCAACTCAAACAACTTGCTTTTTTATCTGATGATGAAGAAGGTGGAATTCCCCACCTCGAAGCCATATATGAACATTGGCGTCCAAAGGCAGGAAAACAGAGAGAAGATCAATTCTCTGACGGCACTTTACGGCTGATCGGTCTATTATGGTCTCTTCTCGAGGGTGAATCTTTACTTCTTTTAGAGGAACCCGAGTTATCTCTGCACGCGGCTATTGTTAAACAGATACCTCCGCTGATGCACACTATATTGACGAAA harbors:
- a CDS encoding AAA family ATPase: MIISHLTLKNWRNFREVDVQFSDRVFLVGPNASGKSNLLDVFRFLRDITNPGGLENAVRTRGGISKIRCLAARENPDVEIEIHLSNSLDEKPLWVYGIGIYQEQRGFRRTLIRYEKVLKGDDIILDRPDNNDKKDDWRLTQTSLEQINANEKFRDIARFLESILYLHLIPQLLRHPGDFPPSAKSLEDPFGRSFLERLAKTPEKTRTSRLKKIEKVLSIAVPQLKQLAFLSDDEEGGIPHLEAIYEHWRPKAGKQREDQFSDGTLRLIGLLWSLLEGESLLLLEEPELSLHAAIVKQIPPLMHTILTKSKKRRQVMISTHSADLLSDRSIGAEEVVLLLPEHEGTTVQLVSSVQDIRSLLENGFSVAEAVMPKTKPKNIDQLSLSL
- a CDS encoding DUF362 domain-containing protein — its product is MDRREFIRKSALGASLIVGSELAQHAIPFDVLADIRGGGVDIDEALDMLEEGKKTNIMPHIRPEIQNNPRAVFLIETQVSAEKDKNGCFSGAAPQLQDAGRMVASLVFVKGSQKGGSTWIKPNLTGVPDESFFPEVGINTSPNFMAGFVEGLRRIGNTNVMVGDRGGNARRHRGTGQYAAFDPKNIILAEPSYAAFAGYSPKLLNWHKVPNPVVWKNIPTYRPLGDPDNFFVNMPKLKAHNLGLATLAVKNLQGAVVKGYGHYCDQWAALQNLAEKAYLIDFKRDFVEDYQQKIEAAFLKHRAAGFKYWDYEQSYPKYEAKGGWEAFKKIRTDTKNVNEFMKGVPNLMWDEQWCQRAMDSAAAIKPSINIIEGVIGRDGSGFAIGQDQLCNIVVAGMSPFEVDTVGSWIMGHDPLELYFTRIFKERGMGENDLQKIDIYRITDSGIERVKDISQIKRYRLGVNLHTHLETGKRLFW